From Ipomoea triloba cultivar NCNSP0323 chromosome 5, ASM357664v1, the proteins below share one genomic window:
- the LOC116021118 gene encoding uncharacterized protein LOC116021118 produces MDTAYPEVPVKLMNHFHAMDRELYSILVFVLERDPKVSVIIIALWIWLEHNKINCAVQKILSSSSIKLINGLADEAVACLRCITDAMYLFSSDASEVSLTQKVLGKKLSLNFFHENRAKALDWIRVIVEDVCVKELGDLMNLAMQQRFGGLKFTGESSQSVVPPMDPKIQRFGGLGFTGESSESVMPPLLMDEPKEKKKNVCYFF; encoded by the coding sequence ATGGATACTGCCTATCCTGAAGTTCCTGTCAAGTTGATGAATCATTTCCATGCAATGGACAGAGAACTCTATTCAATCCTTGTTTTTGTGCTTGAACGTGATCCTAAGGTATCTGTGATTATTATTGCTTTATGGATTTGGTTAGAACATAATAAAATCAATTGTGCTGTGCAAAAAATCTTGTCATCATCGTCCATAAAATTGATCAATGGGCTTGCTGATGAAGCTGTGGCCTGCCTTAGATGCATCACAGATGCCATGTATCTGTTCTCTTCTGATGCAAGTGAGGTTTCACTCACTCAAAAAGTCTTGGGAAAGAAGTTGTCTCTGAATTTCTTTCATGAAAATCGGGCCAAGGCATTAGATTGGATCAGAGTGATTGTGGAGGATGTTTGTGTCAAGGAATTGGGCGATCTCATGAATTTGGCCATGCAACAAAGGTTTGGAGGACTCAAATTCACAGGTGAGTCATCTCAATCGGTGGTGCCTCCCATGGATCCCAAGATACAAAGGTTCGGAGGACTCGGATTCACAGGCGAGTCGTCTGAATCAGTGATGCCTCCTTTACTTATGGatgaaccaaaagaaaaaaagaaaaatgtttgctACTTTTTCTAA